The following coding sequences are from one Arvicanthis niloticus isolate mArvNil1 chromosome 14, mArvNil1.pat.X, whole genome shotgun sequence window:
- the LOC117719912 gene encoding serine protease inhibitor Kazal-type 7, whose product MKLVGGLLLLFTATYFCNCSDELEVTSHPPATVDCDIYKKFPVVAIPCPIENIPVCGSDYITYGNKCKLCTEILRSNGKIQFLHEGHC is encoded by the exons ATGAAGCTTGTTGGTGGTCTCCTGTTGCTCTTCACAGCAACCTATTTCTGCAACTGCTCTGATGAGTTGG AAGTGACCAGCCACCCCCCAGCAACA GTGGACTGTGACATATACAAGAAGTTCCCAGTGGTGGCCATCCCTTGCCCCATTGAAAACATACCAGTTTGTGGATCTGACTATATCACTTACGGGAATAAATGCAAGTTGTGTACAGAGATCTT GAGAAGTAATGGAAAAATTCAGTTTCTTCATGAAGGGCACTGCTGA